Proteins encoded in a region of the Psychromicrobium lacuslunae genome:
- a CDS encoding GNAT family N-acetyltransferase has protein sequence MSSVKLRFGGDADVESCLMLWRSAVLLRDGAEADQLGLEAQLLRSREQFERVDRILLLATDDRGLAGFVLGFPDPGQGGSHLVLIATDPRSQGQGVAGSLLAEFAKLRQSRGDHWLDLRVLVNNFAAQRLYERLGWLAVGEPEPHEVTGKLFQWYKLALS, from the coding sequence GTGTCGTCGGTTAAGCTGCGGTTCGGCGGAGACGCCGACGTCGAAAGCTGCCTGATGCTGTGGCGATCCGCGGTGTTACTGCGGGATGGTGCCGAAGCGGATCAGCTCGGGCTGGAAGCACAGCTACTTCGCTCTCGGGAACAGTTCGAGCGTGTCGATCGGATTTTGCTGCTCGCCACGGATGACCGAGGGCTGGCTGGCTTTGTCTTGGGCTTCCCCGATCCCGGGCAGGGCGGCAGCCATCTGGTGTTGATTGCCACCGACCCTCGGAGTCAAGGGCAAGGAGTAGCTGGCAGTTTGTTGGCCGAGTTTGCCAAGCTCAGACAGAGTCGGGGAGATCATTGGCTGGATCTCAGGGTATTGGTGAACAACTTCGCCGCTCAACGACTCTATGAACGGCTCGGGTGGCTAGCCGTTGGTGAACCCGAACCGCATGAAGTGACCGGCAAACTGTTTCAGTGGTACAAACTCGCGTTGAGCTAG
- a CDS encoding acyltransferase family protein: MTLPPTSVPRARHDAVPARRIFALDGLRGLAVTAVVAFHLFPQQIPGGYLGVDLFFVLSGYFITGSLLNRRASGKPVLKVFWLKRARRILPPLLLMLPVALLLAALVGGAAGSRLLPQSLSALSFSSNWWYAISGQGYFDTAEPPLLQHLWSLGVEEQFYLLWPILFIALAALPRRRWRVLLTASMGLLSAGLLTFFALNGHSDRGYFGSDSHSFGLFFGAAAAFLGQWLNPRLAPWLRSSAVLILLLPLGYLLISLSERSWWAFRGGIPLVTLISALLIVLLSTDRGLGARLLSISPLHWLAQRSYGIYLWHWPLTVLCHQLIGSSVPWATASVVIPLTLLASSLSWKYLEQPLIASGYRTAWRRCQEVWRQRPERRWQLISGLTAIGMIGSLASVATLLSPQQTELQASISQGQQAIAQQSQLPAAPPSSQPATPPSGKPPAPASSKPRPVSGTEILAIGDSVMLASAPQLLSGFPGIDINAQVGRQMWDLPALLQQLKQSKALRPVLLVGLGSNGDFSPTVLEDAQRILGPERRLVLITPSGPRDWIPQARDKIKDFGLAHPAVKIARWDEVRAQVTDFASDGIHPGQQGATIYVSCIQAALRQN, from the coding sequence GTGACTCTTCCGCCGACCTCTGTGCCCCGCGCCCGCCACGATGCCGTCCCGGCTCGACGAATCTTCGCCCTTGACGGCCTACGCGGTCTGGCGGTGACGGCTGTCGTAGCGTTTCATCTGTTTCCTCAACAGATTCCCGGCGGCTATCTCGGCGTCGATCTGTTCTTTGTACTCAGCGGCTATTTCATCACCGGCAGTCTGCTTAATCGACGTGCCTCCGGCAAACCGGTGCTCAAGGTTTTCTGGCTCAAGAGGGCTCGCCGGATCTTGCCTCCGCTGCTGCTCATGCTCCCTGTCGCACTGTTGCTGGCTGCTCTGGTAGGCGGGGCGGCGGGCAGCAGACTGCTGCCGCAGAGCCTCTCAGCTCTGAGCTTCAGTAGCAACTGGTGGTATGCAATCTCCGGTCAAGGCTACTTTGACACCGCCGAGCCACCTCTGCTGCAACATCTCTGGTCACTCGGTGTCGAAGAGCAGTTTTACCTGCTCTGGCCAATACTTTTCATTGCTCTGGCCGCTCTACCGAGGCGACGTTGGAGAGTTTTACTCACCGCCTCGATGGGCCTTCTCTCCGCCGGATTGCTCACGTTTTTCGCGCTCAACGGCCATAGCGACCGGGGCTATTTCGGCAGTGACAGTCATAGCTTCGGTTTGTTCTTTGGTGCCGCGGCAGCATTTCTCGGTCAATGGCTCAACCCCCGACTGGCTCCGTGGCTACGCAGCAGTGCGGTGCTCATCCTGTTGCTGCCGCTGGGTTACCTGCTGATCAGCCTCTCCGAGCGTTCCTGGTGGGCCTTTCGCGGCGGAATTCCGCTGGTGACGCTGATCTCCGCCTTGTTGATTGTGTTATTGAGCACCGACCGCGGCCTCGGTGCCCGGCTACTGTCGATTTCACCGTTGCATTGGTTGGCACAGCGGAGCTACGGCATCTACCTCTGGCACTGGCCACTCACCGTGCTCTGTCATCAATTAATTGGCAGCTCAGTGCCGTGGGCGACCGCCAGCGTGGTAATTCCCCTCACCCTGCTGGCCAGCAGTCTGAGCTGGAAGTACCTGGAACAACCGCTCATTGCCTCCGGTTATCGAACGGCGTGGCGACGCTGCCAAGAAGTCTGGCGGCAGCGGCCAGAGAGACGCTGGCAGCTAATCAGCGGCCTGACCGCGATCGGAATGATCGGCAGCCTCGCCAGCGTGGCGACGCTGCTCTCCCCCCAACAAACCGAGTTGCAGGCCAGCATCAGCCAGGGACAGCAGGCCATTGCTCAACAGTCCCAGCTTCCCGCCGCCCCGCCGAGTAGCCAGCCAGCTACTCCCCCCAGCGGCAAGCCCCCTGCCCCTGCCAGCTCTAAGCCGCGACCGGTCAGCGGAACGGAGATTCTGGCCATTGGTGACTCGGTAATGTTAGCGAGCGCGCCGCAATTACTCAGCGGCTTTCCCGGTATTGATATTAATGCCCAGGTAGGCCGACAAATGTGGGATTTACCCGCGCTATTGCAGCAGCTCAAACAGTCAAAAGCCCTCCGCCCGGTGCTGCTGGTTGGCTTGGGCAGCAATGGAGACTTCTCCCCCACAGTACTTGAGGACGCCCAAAGGATACTTGGCCCGGAGCGCCGCTTAGTGCTGATCACCCCGAGCGGACCACGTGACTGGATACCGCAGGCTCGGGACAAGATCAAAGATTTTGGACTCGCACACCCCGCGGTCAAGATTGCGCGCTGGGACGAGGTCAGAGCGCAAGTAACTGACTTCGCGAGCGACGGAATCCATCCGGGCCAGCAAGGTGCCACGATCTACGTGAGCTGCATCCAGGCTGCATTGCGGCAGAACTAG
- a CDS encoding GlxA family transcriptional regulator: MTAIVIPLMDTVHLLDFAGPAQVFGDAARLGAKFSLHFVADAERPVNSAQGLALLPEAQWPELNTDDVILVPGGRALSLRTAAHLGVASTQRLIEHHQSGGRVASVCSGALSLGLAGLLDGRRCTTHHQLQTELAKSFPRAKVISDVLYTEDDGVLSSAGIASGIDLSLHLVAQQEGPALAARVARGMVMYTRRNGNAPQLSGILRHRAHLVDVVHQVQDLLDERFRERLLLAEIAQTVGISQRSLSRVFGQVIGLSPLRYQQMLRLEEAESLIQHGSTVEAAAGAVGFDDARMLRRLRARRAVSQLGGR; this comes from the coding sequence ATGACTGCAATCGTCATTCCGTTGATGGATACCGTGCATTTGCTGGACTTCGCCGGTCCCGCTCAAGTCTTCGGTGATGCCGCCCGGCTCGGTGCGAAGTTCTCGCTGCATTTCGTCGCCGACGCGGAGCGTCCAGTGAATTCGGCGCAAGGGCTGGCTCTACTGCCGGAAGCTCAGTGGCCGGAGCTTAACACTGATGATGTGATTCTGGTCCCCGGGGGCCGTGCGCTCAGTCTGCGCACGGCCGCTCATCTCGGCGTCGCTTCAACGCAGCGGCTGATCGAGCACCACCAATCTGGTGGGCGAGTAGCCAGCGTCTGCTCGGGTGCACTGTCATTGGGGTTGGCCGGTCTGCTGGATGGGCGTCGTTGCACGACGCACCATCAGCTCCAGACAGAGCTGGCGAAGAGCTTTCCGCGAGCCAAAGTGATCTCGGACGTACTGTACACCGAGGATGACGGCGTGCTGAGCTCAGCGGGGATAGCCAGCGGAATCGACCTTTCACTGCACCTTGTCGCTCAGCAGGAGGGTCCGGCGCTCGCCGCCAGGGTGGCGCGTGGAATGGTGATGTACACCCGTCGTAATGGAAATGCTCCGCAACTAAGCGGCATATTGCGGCACCGGGCGCATCTGGTTGACGTGGTGCATCAGGTGCAGGATCTGCTCGACGAACGATTTCGGGAACGGCTATTACTCGCTGAGATTGCCCAGACCGTGGGGATCAGCCAGCGTAGCCTTAGTCGAGTATTCGGTCAGGTGATAGGCCTTTCACCGCTGCGTTACCAGCAGATGTTGCGGCTTGAGGAGGCGGAGTCCTTGATCCAGCACGGCAGCACCGTGGAGGCGGCAGCGGGCGCTGTCGGTTTTGACGATGCCCGGATGCTGCGTCGACTACGGGCGCGTCGAGCGGTCAGCCAGCTCGGTGGCCGCTAA
- a CDS encoding response regulator transcription factor, producing the protein MTEDRSAGQVVLVEDDPVIREATIMGLQRFGYSVTSYADGLQALDAVLAQPPEVLLLDVMLPGLNGVSICRKVREKFLIPIIMLSARDDAIDVVQGLEAGADDYVAKPFDLEVLHARIQSVQRRQGQQASSAEVRPPNAVQRGSLLIDLDRMRVSRAGEPLTLTSTEFKILIALATEEGIVLSRSKITREVWGYDWAGDQRLVDVHIQRLRAKLGEGLIETVRGFGYRLVEEP; encoded by the coding sequence GTGACTGAAGACCGTTCCGCAGGCCAAGTCGTTCTTGTCGAGGACGATCCGGTCATCCGCGAGGCAACCATTATGGGCCTGCAGCGCTTCGGCTATTCGGTAACTAGTTATGCGGACGGCCTGCAAGCGCTCGACGCCGTCTTGGCGCAGCCACCGGAGGTGCTGCTGCTCGACGTCATGTTGCCCGGGCTCAACGGGGTTTCGATCTGCCGCAAAGTTCGCGAGAAGTTCCTGATCCCGATCATTATGCTCTCGGCGCGAGACGATGCCATTGACGTGGTGCAAGGCTTGGAAGCGGGTGCCGACGATTACGTGGCTAAGCCCTTTGACCTTGAGGTATTGCATGCCCGGATCCAAAGCGTGCAACGACGCCAGGGGCAGCAAGCTAGTTCGGCCGAGGTGCGGCCGCCCAATGCCGTGCAACGAGGCAGTCTGCTAATCGACCTGGACCGGATGCGGGTCAGCCGGGCTGGTGAGCCACTGACCCTGACCAGCACCGAGTTCAAGATCCTGATTGCGCTCGCCACAGAAGAGGGCATTGTGCTCAGCCGATCCAAAATCACTCGGGAGGTCTGGGGCTACGATTGGGCCGGCGACCAACGCTTGGTGGATGTGCACATCCAGCGGTTGCGGGCAAAACTAGGCGAGGGCTTGATCGAGACGGTGCGTGGCTTCGGTTACCGGTTGGTCGAAGAGCCGTGA
- the tadA gene encoding tRNA adenosine(34) deaminase TadA, whose amino-acid sequence MTAGAAFDSWMGLALTEAQAALKTADVPIGAVVLDGNGHVIGTGRNQREADQDPTAHAEVLAIRAAAWALGSWRLENCTLVVTLEPCAMCAGAIVLARLPRVVFGAWDDKAGAAGSVFDVLRERRLNHWVEVFAGVRETECAELLTDFFSGHRAG is encoded by the coding sequence ATGACTGCTGGTGCCGCTTTCGATTCCTGGATGGGCTTGGCCCTCACCGAGGCGCAGGCCGCGCTGAAGACAGCCGATGTCCCGATTGGGGCGGTGGTGCTCGACGGCAACGGCCACGTGATCGGCACCGGCCGCAATCAGCGCGAGGCAGATCAGGACCCAACCGCGCATGCCGAGGTACTGGCGATCCGTGCCGCAGCTTGGGCGCTGGGCAGCTGGCGGTTAGAGAACTGTACCCTGGTGGTCACCCTAGAGCCTTGCGCAATGTGCGCGGGGGCCATTGTGCTGGCTCGGCTACCAAGAGTGGTGTTCGGCGCCTGGGATGACAAGGCAGGCGCGGCCGGCTCGGTTTTCGATGTTTTGCGGGAACGTCGTTTGAACCACTGGGTAGAAGTCTTCGCCGGGGTAAGGGAAACTGAGTGTGCTGAGCTATTGACCGATTTCTTTAGCGGCCACCGAGCTGGCTGA
- a CDS encoding sensor histidine kinase encodes MSKAAPVDSSTASQAKKWRELRSQQWLKFSDWSLRSKMVMATLALLTAICFIVGLVCYASMSLVLNNRLNADLVDASNRVTAAYQHGVTTISDIPGTNKGTLIAYVKDGSIAGNVQISASTNSAKALPSSDAGDLTSIEPIDSFVDRELTLGDYRLVAVRMSDGVIVLTGLLSKSVHDTLAALISTIILVSASGLIAMGLVGTVIIRRAMAPLNQLSAVATKVSKLPLDEGEVTLAERVPSSAANPNTEVGSVGFALNRMLDNVAQALQARQRSETKVRQFVADASHELRTPLTAIRGYTEMLRMTEDLSPSGEKSLSRVESQSKRMGAMVEDLLTLARLDEGKPLELADTEMTQLVLETVNDMKVAISDHRWQLDLSSDPFIIKADAGAIRQVLLNLLSNAAKHTDIGTTVTTGLRSLDQATVRLSVRDNGPGIPAEFQADIFDRFSRVDVARSGHDGTTGLGLSIVHAIVQAHGGKITLNSQPGNTEFMVDLPRGQ; translated from the coding sequence GTGAGTAAGGCGGCGCCTGTTGATTCGTCAACCGCGTCGCAGGCGAAGAAATGGCGAGAACTCCGCTCTCAGCAATGGCTGAAGTTCTCGGACTGGAGCCTGCGTTCCAAAATGGTGATGGCCACCCTGGCACTACTCACCGCGATCTGCTTTATTGTCGGCTTGGTCTGTTACGCCTCGATGAGCTTAGTGCTCAATAACCGGCTGAATGCCGATCTTGTCGATGCCTCGAATCGAGTGACGGCCGCTTACCAGCATGGTGTGACAACGATTTCTGATATCCCCGGCACCAATAAAGGCACCCTCATCGCTTACGTCAAAGACGGTAGCATCGCCGGAAATGTGCAGATCTCCGCGAGCACGAACTCGGCGAAGGCCTTACCTAGCTCCGATGCCGGAGACCTCACCTCGATCGAACCAATTGATAGCTTCGTCGACCGAGAGCTGACTCTTGGCGACTACCGTCTGGTAGCGGTCAGGATGAGCGATGGGGTGATTGTGCTGACCGGCCTGCTGAGCAAATCGGTGCACGACACCCTAGCGGCATTGATCTCGACCATCATTTTGGTCTCCGCCTCCGGTTTGATCGCGATGGGTTTGGTCGGCACCGTGATTATTCGTCGCGCGATGGCGCCGCTCAACCAGCTCTCAGCGGTTGCCACTAAGGTTTCCAAGCTTCCGCTTGACGAAGGCGAAGTCACCCTGGCCGAACGAGTGCCAAGCTCAGCCGCCAACCCGAATACCGAGGTCGGTTCGGTGGGATTCGCACTAAACCGAATGCTGGACAACGTCGCGCAGGCGCTGCAGGCCAGGCAGCGCAGCGAGACCAAGGTCCGGCAGTTCGTCGCCGACGCCAGCCACGAACTGCGCACCCCGCTGACCGCAATCCGGGGCTACACAGAAATGCTGAGAATGACCGAGGATCTCAGCCCCTCGGGAGAGAAGTCGCTCTCCCGAGTGGAATCCCAATCGAAGCGAATGGGTGCCATGGTTGAGGATCTCCTCACCCTGGCACGGCTTGATGAAGGCAAACCACTTGAGTTAGCCGATACCGAAATGACCCAGTTGGTGCTGGAGACGGTCAATGACATGAAAGTCGCGATCAGCGATCACCGCTGGCAACTCGACCTCTCCAGCGACCCGTTCATCATCAAAGCGGACGCCGGCGCAATTAGGCAGGTTCTGCTTAATTTGCTTTCCAACGCGGCGAAACACACCGATATTGGCACCACGGTAACCACCGGTTTGCGTAGCCTCGACCAAGCCACCGTGCGACTCAGCGTCCGAGACAACGGCCCGGGCATCCCAGCGGAATTCCAAGCCGATATCTTCGACCGTTTCTCTCGCGTCGATGTGGCCCGTTCCGGGCACGACGGCACCACCGGCCTGGGACTGTCTATCGTGCATGCCATCGTGCAGGCGCATGGCGGCAAAATAACGCTCAACTCTCAGCCCGGAAACACCGAGTTCATGGTTGACCTACCTCGCGGACAGTGA
- a CDS encoding transglycosylase — protein sequence MAQSMDQPRRDRARHAAPSTPTSRSVPGKSTGRRRATPQKSSLSLLREASSKLPVQQVAAIAIAGVLVASVSASQQNPDTPASTPVAQKSAMETVSAAANAELVFSRVTASSKPAAKTPSTGKPGADSASSDINQIKAVNDPEAAQAFAATKLADFGWGPDQMSCLSSLWTKESSWQTTAENPSSLAYGIAQSLPAEKMASVGSDYRTNYKTQITWGLGYIKERYGSPCGAWGHSQATGWY from the coding sequence GTGGCTCAGAGCATGGATCAGCCACGTCGTGATCGGGCGCGGCATGCCGCGCCCAGCACTCCGACGTCGCGCTCAGTTCCGGGGAAATCTACCGGTCGGCGTCGCGCCACCCCGCAAAAGTCCTCTCTTAGCCTGCTCCGTGAAGCCAGCTCCAAGCTGCCTGTGCAGCAGGTAGCCGCTATCGCCATCGCTGGCGTCTTAGTCGCCTCGGTGAGTGCCTCGCAGCAGAATCCGGACACCCCCGCCTCAACACCGGTGGCACAGAAATCAGCAATGGAGACAGTCTCTGCAGCTGCCAACGCTGAACTAGTTTTCAGTCGAGTCACCGCGAGCTCCAAGCCCGCTGCCAAAACACCCAGTACCGGCAAGCCGGGCGCAGACAGCGCCTCCAGCGACATCAACCAAATCAAGGCAGTAAATGACCCCGAGGCCGCGCAGGCTTTCGCAGCGACAAAATTGGCCGACTTCGGTTGGGGTCCGGATCAGATGAGCTGTCTAAGCTCCTTGTGGACCAAGGAATCCAGCTGGCAGACCACGGCTGAGAATCCTTCCAGCCTGGCCTATGGCATCGCACAGTCCCTACCCGCCGAGAAGATGGCCAGCGTCGGCTCCGATTACCGCACTAACTACAAAACCCAGATCACCTGGGGCTTGGGTTATATCAAGGAGCGTTATGGCTCACCATGCGGCGCCTGGGGACATTCCCAGGCCACCGGATGGTACTGA
- a CDS encoding MarR family winged helix-turn-helix transcriptional regulator → MESGRRAPLAVELRMAVMRTARRLRTEATSESVGPGQFSVLSILSNGQQTLRQLADKEHVQAPTMTRTVNALEESGLVSRRSDPSDGRQVLVELTEAGREVLRDTRQRRTEWLERRLAGLSPAERKVLREAAQILQRMSAK, encoded by the coding sequence ATGGAGTCAGGGAGACGAGCGCCGTTAGCGGTTGAGTTGCGGATGGCAGTGATGCGTACCGCTCGGAGACTGCGTACCGAAGCCACTAGCGAGAGCGTCGGGCCCGGCCAATTCAGCGTGTTGTCGATCCTGAGTAATGGTCAGCAGACGCTCAGGCAGTTGGCAGATAAAGAGCATGTGCAGGCGCCGACAATGACTAGAACGGTCAATGCACTAGAGGAATCCGGCTTAGTCAGCAGACGCTCAGACCCTAGTGATGGGCGACAGGTTTTGGTGGAGCTCACCGAGGCTGGCCGCGAAGTGCTGAGGGATACCCGGCAACGTCGCACCGAATGGTTGGAGCGGCGGCTCGCGGGGTTGAGTCCCGCGGAACGCAAGGTGCTGCGTGAAGCAGCACAAATACTGCAAAGAATGAGTGCGAAATAA
- a CDS encoding sensor histidine kinase — protein sequence MKLRWKLLLTIAGTVLFALLLSGLLIRALVSSSENDRMRSSILNQLNDAQAIMVSSGIRSLGATIDSPDLPADLASQAKAGYTAIYWPEGASEIWAAKPIVLGSYQAVIAVRSDVSASVTIVQNVDRALWIGGVASVLAASAIAVFTSSRLSRRLVSGAAAAERISDGHATEVLGEISQGKDEVARFAGAVDRMAAELRQKAEDEQRFSADLAHELRTPLTGLVAAAALLEDSRPAQMVKERTARLRRLVEELLEISRLDGAQHEIIREPASIRILLDDVSAELAAADLAQSITVLFAADAEEMILDTDERRLSRVLLNLLRNAAEHGQPPIQLTVSRDELAIRDHGLGYPQSIIDNGPSRFKSEGGWGLGLLIAIRQAEVLGYRLSFENATDGGAIATLSWAKTETH from the coding sequence GTGAAACTTCGATGGAAGCTGTTGCTGACCATCGCCGGCACGGTGCTCTTCGCCCTTTTACTGTCAGGTCTGCTGATCCGAGCCTTGGTGAGCAGCAGTGAAAACGACCGGATGCGCAGCAGCATCCTGAACCAACTCAACGATGCCCAGGCGATAATGGTCAGCAGCGGGATCCGGTCCTTGGGCGCGACAATAGACAGTCCCGACCTGCCAGCAGATCTCGCCAGCCAGGCTAAGGCCGGGTACACTGCGATCTACTGGCCTGAAGGAGCCTCGGAGATCTGGGCTGCTAAACCAATCGTTCTGGGCAGCTATCAAGCGGTGATTGCGGTGCGCTCAGATGTTTCAGCGTCCGTGACCATTGTGCAGAATGTCGATCGCGCATTGTGGATTGGCGGTGTCGCCTCGGTATTGGCTGCCAGCGCAATCGCGGTCTTCACTAGCAGCCGATTGTCTCGCCGACTGGTCAGCGGGGCTGCCGCGGCCGAGCGCATCTCCGATGGCCATGCCACTGAGGTATTGGGGGAGATTAGCCAGGGCAAGGACGAGGTAGCTCGCTTTGCTGGTGCCGTCGATCGGATGGCGGCGGAACTGCGACAAAAGGCTGAGGATGAGCAACGTTTTAGCGCCGATCTAGCCCATGAACTGCGAACTCCGCTGACCGGTTTAGTGGCTGCGGCAGCATTATTAGAGGATTCGCGGCCAGCGCAGATGGTTAAGGAGCGCACCGCGCGGCTGCGCAGGCTGGTGGAAGAATTGCTGGAAATCTCGCGTCTGGATGGCGCGCAGCATGAAATTATCCGCGAACCAGCCTCGATTCGAATCCTGCTGGACGACGTCAGTGCTGAGCTCGCCGCAGCAGATTTGGCTCAATCCATCACCGTACTGTTCGCTGCTGATGCCGAGGAGATGATCCTGGATACTGACGAGCGGCGGCTCTCCAGGGTGCTGCTCAATTTGCTCCGGAATGCGGCCGAACATGGCCAGCCGCCGATTCAGCTGACCGTGAGCCGGGACGAATTGGCAATTCGCGACCACGGTTTGGGCTATCCGCAGAGCATTATCGACAACGGTCCTTCGCGGTTTAAAAGCGAAGGTGGTTGGGGGCTCGGCCTGTTAATAGCAATCAGGCAGGCCGAAGTCTTGGGTTACCGGTTGAGCTTTGAGAACGCCACCGACGGCGGCGCTATTGCCACCCTGTCTTGGGCGAAGACTGAAACCCATTAG
- the upp gene encoding uracil phosphoribosyltransferase — translation MRVLVVDHPLVAHKLTVLRDKNTPSPVFRLLTEELVTLLAYEATREVRVEEVSIETPVTRAVGTGLVKPTPLVVPILRAGLGMLEGMTRLLPTAEVGFLGMARNEETLEAITYAERLPDDLTGRQVYVLDPMLATGGTLKEAIKFLFDRGAMDITCICLLGAPEGIEALREQHEGANVTIVLASVDQGLNEKSYIVPGLGDAGDRLYGVVG, via the coding sequence ATGCGTGTACTGGTCGTCGATCACCCCCTTGTTGCCCATAAACTCACCGTGTTGCGAGATAAGAACACTCCCTCCCCGGTGTTCCGGCTGCTCACCGAGGAATTGGTGACTCTGCTGGCGTATGAAGCCACCCGTGAAGTGCGGGTCGAGGAGGTCAGCATTGAAACTCCGGTGACCCGTGCCGTGGGCACCGGCTTGGTGAAACCCACCCCGTTGGTGGTGCCGATCCTGCGCGCCGGTTTGGGCATGCTTGAAGGGATGACCAGATTACTGCCCACCGCCGAGGTCGGCTTTCTCGGCATGGCTCGCAATGAGGAGACCTTAGAGGCGATCACCTATGCCGAGCGGCTGCCCGATGATCTCACCGGGCGTCAGGTCTATGTGTTGGATCCAATGCTGGCCACCGGCGGCACCTTGAAGGAAGCCATTAAGTTCCTCTTTGATCGGGGCGCGATGGACATTACCTGTATTTGTTTGCTGGGCGCACCGGAGGGAATTGAAGCGCTCAGGGAGCAGCATGAGGGTGCCAATGTCACCATTGTGCTGGCTTCGGTGGATCAGGGCCTGAATGAAAAGTCCTATATTGTCCCCGGCTTGGGCGATGCTGGTGACCGGCTCTACGGTGTCGTCGGTTAA
- a CDS encoding MFS transporter has protein sequence MFSALKVFNYRLWVSGALVSNIGTWMQRVAQDWLVLTVLTNQSGTAVGITTGLQFLPILILGPWAGLLGDRYSKRKILLITQSAMGFCALLLGLLVVTNTVQLWHVYLLALLLGIGSAIDAPSRQAFVSEVVEAGDVPNAVALNATSFNLARLAGPGLAGLLIAWIGTGPAFLINAASFAAVILSLAKMRVAELHPAARAPRGKGQIREGLRYIRQRPDLMMIMILVSLVATLTMNFQITNALMATSVFKLGPGEYGLLGTVMAVGTLSAALLAARRQGVRMAYVVGGALATGAFTVLGAFAPNYWLFALALIPIGLSAMTFLNACNTSIQLTTDPAMRGRVLAVYMALMQGGTPIGAPLVGWIGTLFGPRWSLIVGGVAALAAGSVALLVLNKRNHTTLRSQLSSVLPHRARA, from the coding sequence GTGTTTAGTGCGCTGAAGGTCTTCAACTATCGGCTCTGGGTCTCTGGGGCCCTGGTTTCCAATATTGGTACCTGGATGCAGCGAGTGGCTCAGGACTGGTTGGTCCTGACGGTGCTAACCAATCAGTCCGGCACCGCGGTGGGCATCACCACCGGTCTGCAATTCTTGCCGATCTTGATCCTCGGCCCATGGGCCGGGCTGCTCGGGGATAGATATTCGAAACGTAAGATCCTCTTGATCACGCAATCGGCGATGGGTTTTTGTGCCTTGCTGCTGGGCCTTTTGGTGGTGACAAATACGGTTCAGCTTTGGCATGTTTATCTGCTGGCGCTGCTCCTCGGTATCGGTAGCGCGATTGACGCTCCATCCCGGCAAGCCTTCGTTTCTGAGGTGGTGGAGGCAGGTGACGTGCCCAACGCGGTTGCGTTGAATGCCACCTCCTTTAACCTGGCTAGACTGGCCGGACCCGGACTTGCCGGGTTGCTGATCGCCTGGATCGGCACCGGCCCAGCTTTCTTGATCAATGCCGCGAGTTTCGCCGCTGTCATTCTCTCGCTTGCCAAGATGCGAGTCGCGGAACTTCACCCAGCGGCTCGAGCCCCCAGGGGCAAGGGGCAGATTCGAGAGGGATTGCGCTATATCCGGCAGCGCCCAGATCTGATGATGATTATGATTCTGGTCAGCCTGGTCGCCACCCTGACGATGAACTTCCAGATCACCAATGCGCTGATGGCCACGTCGGTCTTCAAGCTCGGGCCGGGTGAGTACGGGTTGCTCGGTACCGTCATGGCGGTCGGCACACTCTCCGCTGCGCTGTTGGCAGCCCGACGGCAGGGTGTGCGGATGGCCTACGTGGTTGGTGGTGCGCTGGCGACCGGCGCGTTCACCGTATTGGGGGCCTTCGCACCGAACTACTGGTTGTTCGCCCTCGCACTAATTCCGATCGGGCTCTCGGCAATGACCTTCCTCAACGCTTGCAATACCAGCATTCAGCTCACTACAGACCCGGCGATGCGCGGCAGGGTACTCGCGGTGTATATGGCCTTAATGCAAGGGGGCACCCCGATTGGGGCACCGCTGGTCGGCTGGATTGGCACTCTTTTCGGGCCGCGCTGGTCACTTATCGTTGGCGGGGTGGCGGCGCTAGCCGCCGGCAGCGTGGCGCTGCTGGTCCTGAACAAGCGAAATCACACCACGCTACGCAGCCAACTCAGCTCGGTCTTGCCCCACCGTGCTCGCGCCTAA